In Quercus robur chromosome 11, dhQueRobu3.1, whole genome shotgun sequence, the sequence CTCAATAAATCTAAATTATggataggcaaaaaaaaaaaaaaaaaagtgtctgtAGCAGTAAAACCCTGATTTTGGGAACTGAGTATAAGATATGCACGAGTCATGAGAATGAAATTTACAACTGTAAGAAACATTAAAATGTGCAGATTTGTACTTGAATCATTGTGGCTTGAGGTGAGGAAGAGAAACATACTGAATAACGCGTCCTCAACCTAACTCATTGACTTTTTGGTGCCTTAGTACAATGTCTTCCTGGACAAACCCCCATGAAGAGCATATGAAGTATGTCCTACAAGTAGTTCAACTGATCAAGTGCAACCCACCCTGTATCAAGTGTTGAGCCTTGTTTGGTCCAACCTCATTAAGGTTTATTACCTTAGTTTTTGTCCCAAGTTCTCAAAACTTTTGTAAagctttattatattattattattattattattattattattattattattattatttttatttggaataatactatatacatattaaaagaagaaaataaaaaaaattagaaatgcATGGAACTAGTACCATCTCCCTTCTATAACCTAAGGCAAAAATCCAGGATGGAGTTGATTTCATTCACTGTTACACAAACTGGACCATTTAGCAATATTGTGGCAAAAGTAGTTCCCTCTATAAGTGTGGCTTACAAAAGGGGGACTGGAGGATCCCAAGAGCTACATCTTGAGTAAGTAGAAATAGAAAGCATAAAATTCCAATGCATTTCAAATATGTTCCTGGTTTGACTTGTAGTGCATAGTGGAAACCAAAAACTGGCTTAGTTTGATAATTTCATCATTTGGGTTCAATTGAACTCTTTGAAAAATGGAAAACATTCTTGAGTACCTAAAAGAAAAGTGTTCCAATAAATCATTGAGGATGACTCAGAGATGAGAAAAGTTGCACAGATCACTATTATCCATAGAAACATCATGCCTAGTTAAATCAACTAAAAGGGACTAGAAATATCACAGAATCAAAAGAGGATCAATTTCAACTAATAGGTGTCTCAATTTTACATTTCTTGGGAGAATGTGACAGGGACTGCAGTAATTCTATTTGTAACATCTTTAATGGATAGGCAATCCCCATCTCTTCAGCctataagaaataaagaatttATATGGATTTACAAAATTGCTTCTACTGTTTTATCTAAGTGGTGCCATATCACAATTCATGTAAGCGAGAAGTAAAATCAATGAAGATGTCTTCACTgcaaggaattgtgagaccacCCATTGGATGATCATACCCAAATTCTTCCTCAGCCTTACTTAGCAATTCTAAAAAAGAAGGCTGGTTCAAGAATGATATAGGAATTATGAAGCGCCTCTTTTCGCTCTCTCCAACATATACTGCAACGTTGCCTTTTGGAACATATATAGATGTTGAAGCAACTTGCTTTCCAGATGAGTTTGATCGCCGGAGAATGTTCTTAGCATTTATGATATGAGGCAAACGAATGGCCATAGCAATCTATCTATGAAGTATTGCTGAGAAAGATGATTAAGATCACAAACAAAAGGGAGAAGAAAGTAAGGATTTGATATCAGAGGATGTGAAGActtggttttggattttgatgatatgtgtgtgcatatatatagATGAATAGAATGTGTGAAAAACTGGCATAGAGGAAGTTGGCTGGGGTTGTGTGATAGACATAAGCATTTGAAGGGTCACATGGACCTGTCTTCCAATTCATCGTCAAGAACTTGGCAGTGATTGAGACAGTATATTTGATGGTACAAGAAGGGACCCAGTTCAAGTGAAAGACATGTGGATTAGAGAAATTCCAACCTATTGGCTGATCTCTTATAATAGAGGACAGGTTTAGACAGATATGTCTATTACTTATAGGAAACAACATAGAAATTAAAGGAACTGGATTAGTCTCTTGTATGATGAGCCTTTTGGATAAACTATTACCTACATTTATGATTACATTGTGCAAACCTAACTATTGCTTTATCCATTACGAATGTTAATAATGGCTCCTTGGAATTTTGATGAGTTATAGGACACACTTAATGTGCTcttcaaaacaaattttgatgtGTTAGTCATTGACATCAATGAAATCTAAATTATGGAAAAGCAAAAGACGTAAAGACCCTGATTTTCTCAAGAGTCtacataatataaattatgtACTTGAGAATGAAATTTCCAACTGTTTGAAACATAAGAATATGCAGATATGTCAATTTGGGTGCTGACTActggaaaaacaaaattcttcACATTTTCTACCTTTTTCCCTTGACCATTATTATGGTCTCATTACAAAAGATTCAAAGTGAATGTAACTACCTTAGCCTCATGACACTTGGGTACATTAGTCATCCATTTTGTAAGCCTGACAAGGGTCCCTTCTTTCGAAAAACTGCACATCTAgaaatttatactaatttatttGTCTGCATGTGTTAAATAGTAATCAGAAAGACATTGCACTTCCCAAATTTGATCTTCTAACCAAGCTAAAATATTGAAAACGAAACAGAAATAGACATAATCTAGGGTTATAGACATTTTGgtttcccttactcttgtgttggttttgattttcataaaatgGGCAAAAGTACAGTTTTACTAATAAAAAGTGAGGCTTTATATAGGTTTACATAAGTAAATAAGCTAAGTAGGCTCCACAAATAACCCCATTCCTCTCACTTAATTAGTCTCAGTGGACcaacaaaatggaaaataaaaaataaataaatgaaggaGAAAATGACCATGTGAATATGtgacaaatattataaaaatatttatgaccATATGATTATTGAAAACTAAGCCTTGCTTGCGTTGTTAGTCTTTGGTAGACTTGACTGCAGTATACACGCAATTCGTAGGAAATgatgcaaaaataaattaaacaaaaaggaCTAGAAATATCATTAAACCTATACTGGacaaatttcaatcaaaatgtGTTCACAATTTTCTAAAGAATGTAAGAGAAGTTGCAATAAttctattagtaatttttttagtaaaaggaCATTCCTCAACTCTTCTTCTGcctaaaagaaataaagaatttaCATGGATTTACAAAATTGTTTCTTCTGTTTTATCTTAGTGGCTCCATATCACAATTCATATAAGTGAGAAGTGAGATCAAAGAAGATCTCTTCGCTGCAGGGGATTGTGAGACCACCCATTGGATGatcaaatccaaattcttccTCAGCTTTACCTAGcaattcttgaaatgaaggctggttCAAAAATGTTATAGGAATTACAAAGCGCCTCCTTTCACTCTCTCCAACATATATAGCAATGTAGCCTTTTGGAACATCTATAGATGGTGAAGAATCTTTCTTTCCAAATGAGTTTGATCGTCGGAGAATTTGCTGAGCATGCATAATACTTGGCAAACGAATGGCCATGGATATCTGGTAGTATTTCTTAGAAAAAAGACAAGGTTCGCAAAAGAAAAGGGAGAAGAAAGTAAGGATTTGATATCAGATGATGTGAGGACTTGTTTTGGCTTTGGATGATATGTTTGCatgtatatatagataaatgGTGTGTGTGAACATTTTTGTTGTGGAATGAGTGGTGTAGAGGCCAGATTGGCTGCGATTCTGTCAGAAATATAAGCTTTTGAACGATCACATGGACCTGTCTTCCATTTCATCATCAAGAACTTGGTAGTGATTGAGACTTTATATTTGTAGAAACACATTATGCCCTAGCATTTCCAATACAACCAGCTGCAAGGGGGCCCCATTGAAATGAAAGATATATGGATTGGAGAAAACTCTGAACTACCGTCTGATCTATTGCAGGAGGACAAGATTAGACACATATGTCAAATATTTTTTGACTAACATAATTGGAACTGGATTAGTCACTTGTATCATCGGGCTTCTTGACATCTAGTAAtaattaagatatatttttcttcttcttcattaaaTGGTGTGTGTGAACATTTCTGTTGTGTAAAATGAGTGGGGTAGAGGCAAACTTGCTGGGATTCTGTCAGAAATATAAGCGTTTGAACGATCACATGGACCTGTCTTCAAACTCATCATCAAGAACTTGGTAGTGATTGAGACCTAATATTTCACATTATGCCCTAGCATTTCCAATGCAACCAGCTACAAGGGGGCCCCATTGATATGAAAGATATATGGATTGGAGAAAACTCTGAACTACTGCAGTAGGACGACAAGATTAGACATATGTGTCGaatatttttttactacaaCAAAATTGGGACTGGATTAGTCTCTTGTATGATGGGGCTTCTGGACAAACATCTAGTTATAATTAAAGTATATTTATCTTCttgttcatttttgtttttttggtagaGAACGTCTGTAACATCATGCAAATCTTATAACTTTACAAATAGTATAGCCTCATCTATTTGCGCCAAATAGGAATATTGATAAATCCTCCTTGACATATATTTCTCATAACATATTTTAAGAGTTACCCGTTTTCTCAACTTCATTTAAAtcctataaaagaaaaaagaaaaaaaattgtctgtATCACTATAGACCAAGATTTTCTCCAACAGAGTATATGGCATTCATTTATGTATACAAATGAAAGTGAAATTTCTAACAGAAAGAAACATGAGAATCTGCGGACTGCAGATATGTACATTGATCATCATGGCTTTAGGTGAGGAAGGAAAACGTACTCAATAATATGTCCTCAACCTAACTCGCCGACTTTTTGCTGCCTCAGTACAATGACACTTGAGACAAACCCCCATGAAGAGCACATGAAGCATGTCCTACAAGTAGATCAACTGCAACCTACCCTGTATCAAGGACTATTGCATTGTAAGAGACAAAATTATTGCGAGCAAGCAACACAAGAATCATCAGTATACATATCATTTTGGGTAATGACtagaaaacaaatttcatcTCTTTTTTACCTCATATTTCCTTGAACTTTGCTATGATCTCTTTTAAATTACAAATGTTAGGTGAATTCAATCATTTAACTTAACACATgggatttttaacttttttaaatgggaggtagtgTTGAGACAATGTTCAAATTCAGGACCATTTACTTTGATTGCACGATCAATTACCGGTTGTCCTAGAAGCTCAAGCTAttaggaaatgatgaatttaatcctTTAAGCATTATTCTAACAATCTCGTtatcaa encodes:
- the LOC126707322 gene encoding auxin-responsive protein SAUR21-like produces the protein MAIRLPHIINAKNILRRSNSSGKQVASTSIYVPKGNVAVYVGESEKRRFIIPISFLNQPSFLELLSKAEEEFGYDHPMGGLTIPCSEDIFIDFTSRLHEL
- the LOC126707317 gene encoding auxin-induced protein 15A-like, which encodes MAIRLPSIMHAQQILRRSNSFGKKDSSPSIDVPKGYIAIYVGESERRRFVIPITFLNQPSFQELLGKAEEEFGFDHPMGGLTIPCSEEIFFDLTSHLYEL